The following proteins are encoded in a genomic region of Chryseobacterium cucumeris:
- a CDS encoding Pycsar system effector family protein, translating to MSILQKAKNYVEILFKDKLSSVYFYHNFIHTAYTVNKAEEIMKNTPVSEEDQEKVLVALWFHDTGYIECALNHEERSVEVMKAFLHQENYPENYIADVEKLILATKIHYEPQNLLEKIVKDADFSHFAGHDYSDISDALRKEWELTNVRCFSNEEWNAGNLDMLKNKHTFYTDYAKENWEPLKKKNIKKIEKKLEKEEEKKENKKEASEGKKEKEKSDRSVDTLFRVTLNNHTRLSDIADSKANILLSVNAIIISVCLSVLVPKLDAPKNSHLILPSFILLLSSVLTIIFAILSTKPNVTKSTFTSQDIANRKVNLLFFGNFHQMLFDDYNNAMKDLIKDRDYIYDSMVKDLYFLGKVLNRKYRLLSITYKIFMAGIIISVLSFGVAFLSL from the coding sequence ATGAGCATTTTACAAAAAGCTAAAAATTATGTTGAAATCTTATTCAAAGATAAGTTATCTTCAGTATATTTTTATCATAATTTTATCCATACTGCCTATACCGTTAATAAGGCTGAGGAAATCATGAAAAATACTCCTGTTTCTGAAGAGGATCAGGAAAAGGTTCTTGTTGCATTATGGTTTCATGATACAGGGTATATAGAATGTGCCCTGAACCATGAAGAAAGAAGTGTGGAGGTGATGAAAGCCTTTTTACATCAGGAAAATTATCCTGAAAACTATATTGCAGATGTTGAAAAACTGATTCTGGCTACGAAAATTCATTACGAACCCCAGAATTTACTGGAAAAAATTGTAAAAGATGCTGACTTCAGCCATTTTGCAGGTCATGATTATAGTGATATTTCTGATGCTTTGAGAAAAGAATGGGAACTAACGAATGTAAGATGTTTTTCCAATGAAGAATGGAATGCTGGAAATCTGGATATGTTAAAAAATAAGCATACTTTTTATACGGATTATGCTAAAGAAAACTGGGAACCCCTGAAAAAGAAAAATATTAAAAAAATCGAAAAGAAGCTGGAAAAAGAAGAAGAGAAAAAAGAAAACAAAAAGGAGGCTTCGGAAGGTAAAAAAGAAAAAGAAAAATCGGACAGAAGTGTAGATACCTTATTCAGGGTGACACTGAACAATCATACGAGACTAAGTGACATTGCAGACAGCAAAGCCAATATTCTTTTATCGGTAAATGCCATTATTATTTCAGTGTGTCTTTCCGTGCTTGTGCCGAAGCTGGATGCTCCTAAAAATTCACATCTGATTCTTCCAAGTTTCATACTATTGCTGTCAAGTGTACTGACGATCATATTTGCGATTTTGTCTACGAAACCGAATGTAACAAAATCAACATTTACTTCTCAGGATATTGCCAACAGAAAAGTAAACCTGCTGTTCTTTGGAAACTTTCATCAGATGTTGTTTGACGATTATAATAATGCGATGAAAGACCTTATTAAAGACCGAGATTATATTTATGACTCAATGGTGAAGGATTTGTATTTTCTCGGGAAAGTTCTTAACAGGAAGTACAGGCTTTTATCCATTACCTACAAGATTTTTATGGCTGGAATTATTATTTCCGTTTTATCTTTCGGGGTGGCTTTTCTTAGTCTTTAA
- a CDS encoding GAF domain-containing protein has protein sequence MANLYKKDSPFQVYISFKKYLDVLEHIRYNDRLEYRVNYAESLLESTRNFKDLREGFQDTALLEKYEDLIRLLLADLFPTGLTRNEIKAASIPLSNITFNYTERFKDILKDAGKDFEIELRNISDNEFYVFCCCLILQSYFKKDIKSTIPFYYDIPNKQGIMKHYKITVNSDFTEITPTEDAKIPSDDILDMLLENLDDFKLWKKYFPSQSWILKGFTIISLVDCTSEVALSDLKSSMIEIDPENMNPNENLTEIFKSYFDVPELNFGLMTFNKKEQKLDKLPIYESLLTNHILDFWINAFDEETRKSTFNNLNHNSKPVVVSNVNNLEENVKLLPSFSILKDNNVNSFMVIPIMKDGELLAIMEFTSPIAGSFNGLKLKKLEFFTDMVLFSLNRFYFEKNYQIEAIIQREYTTIHDSVVWKFRNEAEKYFTASLGKKIYTLKQIAFKNLTPLFGVSDIRSSSEKRFNLMLQDLNQQIEWLNEILTLTNSDSEKFILALDVFENEINNEIKADTEQRFQRLLREEIHPFLQGKLEVRTSREIKTKIKDYFSHIFTSTDLFYHHRKNLDDSITLVNRKLADMLDESQVKAQEIFPHYYERFKSDGVEHNLYIGSTIAPELHYTSKVVHKLRYWQLKTICKMELEFQSFKKYLPVPLDIASLIFVYNEKIDIRFRMDEKRFDVDGAYNSYYEIIKKRLDKAHVKDSSERITAPGKITIVYFGMENQKEYLDYISKLQKKEVLQHDVEFLRVEDLQGITGLLALRVSFTLPQE, from the coding sequence TTGGCTAATCTCTATAAAAAAGACTCTCCCTTTCAGGTTTATATATCATTCAAAAAATATTTGGATGTTCTGGAACATATCCGGTATAATGACAGACTGGAATACAGGGTCAATTATGCAGAGTCATTACTAGAGAGCACCAGAAATTTTAAAGACCTTAGAGAAGGCTTTCAGGATACAGCCCTTCTTGAAAAATACGAAGACCTCATCAGGCTGCTTCTTGCAGACCTTTTCCCGACAGGCCTCACCAGAAACGAAATAAAAGCGGCAAGTATTCCGCTTTCCAACATTACCTTTAACTATACCGAAAGATTTAAAGATATTCTGAAAGATGCAGGAAAAGATTTCGAAATAGAACTCAGGAATATTTCAGATAACGAATTCTATGTATTTTGCTGCTGTCTGATTCTTCAGAGCTATTTCAAAAAAGATATTAAAAGTACAATTCCGTTTTATTATGACATCCCGAATAAGCAGGGAATCATGAAGCATTATAAAATTACGGTCAATTCAGATTTTACGGAAATTACTCCTACAGAAGATGCCAAAATTCCATCTGATGATATTCTGGATATGCTTTTGGAAAATCTTGATGATTTTAAACTCTGGAAAAAGTATTTCCCTTCACAATCGTGGATACTGAAAGGATTTACCATCATTTCACTGGTAGACTGTACCTCTGAAGTGGCCCTTTCCGATCTGAAATCCAGCATGATTGAAATTGATCCGGAAAATATGAATCCCAATGAAAATCTGACTGAAATTTTCAAATCCTATTTTGATGTTCCGGAACTCAACTTCGGGTTGATGACGTTCAACAAAAAGGAACAGAAACTTGATAAACTTCCGATTTACGAAAGTCTTCTCACAAATCACATCCTTGATTTCTGGATCAATGCATTTGATGAAGAAACCCGTAAGAGTACCTTCAATAATTTAAATCATAATTCAAAGCCTGTAGTTGTTTCCAATGTAAACAACCTGGAAGAGAATGTCAAGCTGCTTCCTTCCTTCAGTATTTTAAAAGACAATAATGTCAACAGTTTCATGGTAATTCCTATCATGAAAGATGGAGAACTCCTTGCGATCATGGAATTCACCTCTCCGATTGCCGGAAGTTTCAATGGCTTAAAACTTAAAAAACTGGAGTTTTTCACTGATATGGTTCTCTTCTCTCTGAACAGGTTTTACTTTGAGAAAAACTATCAGATAGAAGCCATTATTCAGCGTGAGTATACAACCATCCACGACAGTGTGGTCTGGAAGTTCAGAAATGAAGCTGAGAAATATTTTACGGCATCGCTCGGAAAAAAAATATATACTTTAAAACAGATTGCATTCAAAAATCTTACCCCGTTGTTTGGGGTTTCGGATATCCGTTCTTCTTCTGAAAAGCGTTTTAATCTGATGCTGCAGGATCTCAACCAGCAGATTGAATGGCTGAACGAAATTCTGACACTCACCAACTCGGATTCCGAAAAATTTATACTTGCACTGGATGTTTTTGAAAATGAGATCAACAATGAGATCAAAGCGGATACGGAACAACGTTTTCAGAGATTATTAAGGGAAGAAATTCATCCTTTTTTACAGGGAAAACTGGAAGTAAGAACCTCCAGAGAAATAAAAACAAAAATTAAAGACTACTTTTCACATATCTTTACTTCTACGGATCTGTTTTATCACCACAGAAAAAACCTTGATGATTCTATTACGCTTGTTAACCGGAAACTGGCAGATATGCTGGATGAAAGCCAGGTAAAAGCACAGGAAATTTTTCCGCATTATTATGAAAGGTTTAAATCTGACGGTGTGGAACATAATCTGTATATTGGTTCTACCATCGCTCCTGAGCTGCACTATACTTCAAAAGTAGTCCACAAACTGAGATACTGGCAATTGAAAACCATCTGTAAAATGGAACTTGAATTTCAGTCGTTCAAAAAGTATCTTCCGGTACCACTTGATATTGCTTCACTGATTTTCGTCTATAATGAAAAAATAGACATCCGTTTCAGAATGGATGAAAAACGTTTTGATGTAGACGGAGCCTACAATTCCTATTACGAGATTATTAAAAAACGTCTGGATAAAGCCCATGTGAAAGATTCTTCCGAGCGTATCACCGCTCCCGGAAAAATCACCATTGTCTATTTCGGAATGGAAAATCAGAAGGAATATTTAGATTATATTTCGAAACTCCAGAAAAAAGAGGTTTTGCAGCATGACGTAGAATTTTTAAGAGTAGAGGATCTTCAGGGAATCACTGGATTGCTGGCGTTAAGGGTTTCTTTTACACTTCCGCAGGAATAA
- the nuoL gene encoding NADH-quinone oxidoreductase subunit L, which yields MENLVYAIVLLPLLGFLINGLFGKNLPKILVGSLATAVVFGSFCIAVSLFMNFNSESQPVIVKAFEWFRVNGVQINFGFQIDQLSLMMVMIITGIGSLIHLYSIGYMSHDKGFYKFFTYLNLFIFSMLLLVMGSNYLILFIGWEGVGLCSYLLIGFWYTNEEYGKAARKAFIMNRIGDLALLIGIFMIASQTNAVDYLSVAENASKFELDGTVIIFITASLFIGATGKSAQVPLYTWLPDAMAGPTPVSALIHAATMVTAGIYLVVRSNFLFTLAPTVQGGILFIGFLTAALAGFYALRQNDIKKVLAYSTVSQLGFMFIALGLGAYTTAMFHVMTHAFFKALLFLGAGSVIHAMSNEQDMRFMGGLKKYIPLTHATFLIGTLAISGFPLLSGMISKDEILVAAFAKNPIYWVILFVLAAMTATYMFRLYYLTFHGEFRGTEEQKHHLHESPSNMTLPLIVLAILSVIGGFINLPHFIGHGHYAKLMEWLKPVLTEQSYSQMEATLSGVPFNTEMILLAATVLMFFTVWFIVRNTYVSKKKMAVAEENYTGWEKLSAKKLYVDELYNALIVKTVEGLGRGGKMFDKGILDRFVNFVGDGAEDSGKAMKRLQNGNVETYILIMSLAVGIILIVNFLLQ from the coding sequence ATTTCAATTCTGAAAGCCAGCCTGTCATTGTAAAAGCTTTTGAATGGTTTAGAGTCAACGGAGTTCAGATTAATTTTGGATTCCAGATTGATCAGCTTTCTTTAATGATGGTAATGATCATTACGGGTATCGGTTCACTGATCCACTTATACTCTATCGGATATATGAGTCATGATAAAGGATTCTACAAGTTTTTTACTTACCTGAATCTTTTCATCTTCTCGATGTTACTTTTAGTAATGGGAAGCAACTACCTTATCCTGTTCATTGGATGGGAAGGTGTAGGTCTTTGTTCTTACCTGTTGATCGGATTCTGGTATACCAACGAAGAATATGGTAAAGCAGCAAGAAAAGCTTTCATCATGAACAGAATTGGTGACCTTGCGTTATTGATCGGTATCTTCATGATCGCTTCTCAAACCAATGCTGTAGATTATCTTTCTGTAGCAGAAAACGCTTCAAAATTTGAATTAGACGGAACAGTGATTATCTTTATCACAGCGAGTTTATTCATCGGTGCTACCGGTAAATCTGCTCAGGTTCCATTATATACATGGTTACCGGATGCGATGGCGGGACCAACTCCTGTATCAGCGTTGATCCACGCGGCAACGATGGTAACAGCAGGTATCTATTTGGTAGTAAGATCCAATTTCTTATTTACTTTAGCACCAACTGTACAGGGAGGAATTTTATTCATCGGCTTCTTAACCGCTGCTTTGGCAGGGTTCTATGCACTTCGTCAAAACGATATCAAAAAAGTGTTGGCTTATTCTACTGTTTCACAGCTTGGATTTATGTTCATCGCTTTAGGTCTTGGTGCCTATACAACAGCAATGTTCCACGTAATGACACACGCATTCTTTAAAGCGTTATTATTCTTAGGTGCAGGTTCTGTAATCCATGCTATGAGCAACGAACAGGATATGCGTTTCATGGGAGGCCTTAAAAAATATATTCCTCTTACCCACGCTACATTCCTTATCGGAACATTAGCCATCTCAGGTTTCCCTTTATTATCGGGTATGATCTCTAAAGACGAAATTTTAGTAGCAGCTTTCGCTAAAAACCCGATTTACTGGGTAATCTTATTTGTTTTAGCGGCAATGACTGCAACGTATATGTTCAGACTATACTACCTGACATTCCATGGAGAATTCAGAGGTACTGAAGAACAGAAACACCACTTACATGAAAGTCCGTCAAATATGACATTACCATTGATCGTATTGGCAATTCTTTCTGTAATCGGAGGTTTTATCAACCTGCCACACTTCATCGGTCACGGGCATTATGCCAAACTGATGGAATGGTTAAAGCCGGTTCTTACGGAACAAAGCTACAGCCAGATGGAAGCTACTCTTTCAGGAGTACCTTTCAATACTGAAATGATCTTATTAGCAGCTACAGTCTTGATGTTTTTCACTGTATGGTTCATCGTTAGAAATACTTATGTAAGTAAGAAAAAGATGGCTGTTGCAGAGGAAAACTATACCGGATGGGAAAAGCTTTCTGCTAAGAAATTATACGTTGACGAACTTTACAACGCATTGATTGTAAAAACTGTTGAAGGATTAGGACGCGGAGGAAAAATGTTTGATAAGGGTATCTTAGACCGTTTTGTAAACTTTGTAGGTGATGGTGCTGAAGACAGCGGAAAAGCTATGAAGCGTTTACAGAACGGAAATGTAGAGACATATATCCTTATCATGTCTTTAGCGGTGGGAATTATATTAATTGTTAACTTTTTATTACAATAA
- a CDS encoding NuoM family protein, with protein sequence MSCLLLTLLLLPLVGSGLVFAWKNNSSKYLALGIALVQMLLTFYVLSDFDFTPTVDSVLQHEINYPWSQFMKSSLHFGIDGMSMLLLLLTNILAPIIILSSFNENLNYRNTFYGLILLMQFGLVGVFTSLDGLLFYIFWEVTLIPIWFIAGLWGQENKRFEFTTKFFVYTFVGSLFMLAGLIYVYNHSASFALTDLYNAQLNEVQQTVVFWFIFFAFAVKLPVFPFHTWQPDTYTYSPTQGSMLLSGIMLKMAVYGVMRYLLPITPLPIAGISGQIVIILAIVGIVHGALIAIIQTDMKRIIAYSSFSHVGLMVAGIFASAVVTLRGTFNVEGAEGALVQTFAHGINVVGLFYCCDILYKRFKSRDIRQMGGLAKVAPKFAVLFLIIILGSMGVPLTNGFIGEFILLKSVYDFNGTAAVIAGLTVILCAVYLLRFYGKAMFGEGDEAVLSTAKDLSGVEFSVLASLAVFVILLGIFPQPVIDMVSSSVKFIYQSMVS encoded by the coding sequence ATGTCTTGTTTGTTATTAACATTATTACTATTACCTCTAGTAGGTTCGGGATTAGTTTTTGCCTGGAAGAATAATTCCAGCAAATATTTGGCGCTTGGAATTGCATTGGTACAAATGCTCCTTACGTTCTACGTACTTTCGGATTTTGATTTTACTCCGACAGTAGACAGCGTATTGCAGCATGAGATCAATTATCCATGGTCACAATTTATGAAGAGCTCTCTTCACTTCGGTATCGATGGAATGAGCATGCTTCTTTTATTACTGACCAATATTCTGGCTCCAATCATTATTTTATCATCTTTCAACGAAAATCTAAACTATAGAAATACATTCTACGGACTGATTCTATTGATGCAGTTTGGTCTTGTAGGAGTATTCACTTCTTTAGACGGATTGTTATTCTACATTTTCTGGGAAGTAACTTTGATTCCAATTTGGTTCATTGCCGGACTTTGGGGACAAGAGAATAAAAGGTTTGAGTTCACTACGAAATTCTTCGTATATACATTCGTGGGATCATTATTTATGTTAGCCGGATTGATCTATGTGTACAACCACTCTGCATCATTCGCTTTAACTGATCTATACAATGCACAGCTTAACGAAGTACAGCAGACTGTGGTATTCTGGTTTATTTTCTTTGCTTTTGCAGTGAAATTACCGGTATTCCCTTTCCATACATGGCAGCCTGACACCTATACCTACTCTCCTACTCAGGGATCCATGTTATTATCAGGGATCATGCTGAAGATGGCAGTATATGGTGTAATGCGTTATTTACTTCCAATCACTCCGCTTCCGATTGCCGGAATTTCCGGACAGATCGTAATTATTCTTGCTATTGTAGGAATTGTTCACGGAGCTTTGATCGCTATTATCCAGACGGATATGAAGAGAATCATTGCATACTCTTCCTTCTCTCACGTAGGATTGATGGTAGCAGGGATCTTCGCTTCAGCAGTAGTTACTTTAAGAGGAACTTTCAATGTAGAAGGTGCTGAAGGAGCTTTGGTACAGACATTTGCTCACGGTATCAACGTGGTAGGATTATTCTACTGTTGTGATATTTTATATAAGAGATTTAAATCAAGAGACATCAGACAAATGGGTGGTCTAGCTAAAGTAGCACCTAAGTTTGCGGTGTTGTTCCTGATCATTATATTAGGTTCAATGGGAGTTCCATTAACCAATGGATTCATCGGGGAATTTATTTTGTTGAAATCGGTTTATGATTTTAACGGAACAGCAGCAGTAATTGCTGGTCTTACGGTAATTCTTTGTGCGGTATATTTATTAAGATTCTACGGAAAAGCAATGTTTGGAGAAGGAGATGAAGCCGTTTTAAGTACAGCAAAAGATTTATCAGGCGTAGAATTTTCTGTATTGGCAAGTTTAGCGGTTTTTGTGATTTTACTAGGTATTTTCCCACAACCGGTAATCGACATGGTGAGTAGTTCGGTGAAGTTTATCTACCAATCAATGGTAAGTTAA
- a CDS encoding bestrophin family protein, whose amino-acid sequence MIVRERTNWLKMLFIWRGSVLKKIVVQLTIITLFSLAIYFFKGKIFDYKVHLNPTIFTLIGLALAIFMGFCNSASYDRFWEGRKLWGLLVIETRSLTRQILSLVKDSSPEAKEEKEKIIKLISAFAWSLNFQLRDKSGTEHLERLLSSEQLEKVKNKKFIPNSILGFIADWLSEQNKKGNIDTIVMTSMDHQLNQFSNISGGCERIYNTPLPFAYSVLLHRTVYLYCFWLPFGLVDTLGWMMPLIVLLISYTFIALDAIIQEIGEPFGEEENDLALNSICRTIEFSIFEQAGIPQGELKKPDTYFVD is encoded by the coding sequence ATGATCGTCAGAGAGCGTACGAATTGGCTGAAAATGTTATTTATATGGAGAGGATCCGTATTAAAGAAAATTGTTGTTCAGCTTACCATTATCACGCTGTTTTCCCTGGCTATTTACTTTTTCAAAGGAAAAATCTTTGACTATAAAGTGCATCTTAATCCTACCATTTTTACATTGATAGGACTGGCACTTGCCATTTTTATGGGATTCTGTAATTCTGCAAGCTATGACCGTTTCTGGGAAGGGCGGAAACTCTGGGGATTACTGGTCATTGAAACCAGATCCCTTACAAGACAGATCCTATCGCTGGTAAAGGATTCTTCGCCTGAAGCTAAAGAGGAAAAAGAGAAAATCATCAAGCTGATCTCTGCATTTGCATGGTCACTGAACTTTCAGCTGAGAGATAAATCTGGTACAGAACATCTTGAGAGACTGCTTTCATCAGAACAATTGGAAAAAGTAAAGAACAAAAAATTCATTCCCAACAGTATTCTTGGTTTTATTGCAGACTGGCTTAGCGAACAGAATAAAAAAGGAAATATAGATACCATTGTCATGACTTCCATGGATCATCAGCTGAACCAGTTTTCCAATATTTCCGGTGGGTGTGAGAGGATTTACAATACACCATTACCCTTTGCTTACAGTGTTTTGCTGCATCGTACCGTTTATTTATATTGTTTCTGGCTTCCTTTCGGGCTGGTAGATACGTTGGGATGGATGATGCCATTGATCGTTCTGCTGATCAGCTATACCTTTATTGCTCTTGATGCCATTATTCAGGAGATTGGTGAACCTTTTGGTGAAGAGGAAAATGACCTTGCCCTGAACAGCATCTGCCGTACGATTGAGTTTTCTATTTTTGAGCAGGCAGGAATTCCTCAAGGGGAATTGAAGAAGCCGGATACTTATTTTGTGGATTAA
- a CDS encoding NADH-quinone oxidoreductase subunit N, whose amino-acid sequence MSVLIIVFLTAVIALFSGVFEQGKFARYIGILGLIIALYVSFMPECSFFDHYKHMYEYSDNTALFTKISIVTTLLLFFLGGFAFSNHRSHQSELYALMLFALCGGIILFGYQNLVTMFLGVEILSIPLYVMAGANKTDLRSNEASIKYFLMGAFATGFLLFGIAFIYGSAGSFDLYKIHDFGVANSGNVMFILGVLLILCALAFKVALAPFHMWSPDVYAGSPSLITAFMASVVKISGFFALFRLMTLGFAGVTHEWINVLGVFLIITLLLANVMGLAQTNAKRMLAYSSVSHAGYIGLVFFGMTSLSTYNLAFYLFAYSLSTVGVFMCLIWVEKLKRETSFGAFKGLAKTEPLLATAATISMLSMAGVPLTAGFMGKFALFSQAMNGAAFLVLVAVLGSALSIAYYLRLIIAMFFFKESTFKSSEKVTLTYNIIAVIVIALIIILGIFPDLFARMFEL is encoded by the coding sequence ATGAGTGTTTTAATTATTGTTTTCCTAACGGCAGTTATTGCGTTATTTTCAGGAGTTTTTGAACAAGGAAAATTCGCAAGATACATTGGGATTTTGGGATTAATCATCGCATTGTACGTAAGTTTTATGCCGGAATGTTCGTTTTTCGACCATTACAAGCATATGTATGAGTACAGTGACAATACCGCATTATTCACTAAAATATCAATCGTAACAACATTATTGTTATTCTTCCTGGGCGGTTTTGCTTTCAGCAACCACAGAAGCCACCAGTCAGAATTATATGCATTGATGCTATTCGCATTATGTGGAGGGATCATCCTTTTCGGATACCAGAACCTGGTGACGATGTTCTTAGGAGTTGAGATCCTTTCTATTCCATTATATGTAATGGCTGGAGCTAACAAAACGGATTTAAGATCCAACGAAGCTTCTATTAAATATTTCCTTATGGGTGCATTCGCAACAGGTTTCTTACTGTTCGGGATTGCGTTCATCTATGGAAGTGCAGGAAGTTTTGATCTGTACAAAATCCACGATTTCGGGGTAGCCAATTCAGGGAATGTAATGTTCATCTTAGGAGTATTACTAATTCTTTGCGCATTGGCATTCAAGGTAGCTTTAGCACCTTTCCATATGTGGAGCCCTGATGTATATGCAGGTTCTCCTTCATTAATCACAGCTTTCATGGCGAGTGTAGTAAAGATCTCAGGATTCTTTGCCCTGTTCAGATTGATGACGCTTGGTTTCGCTGGGGTAACTCACGAGTGGATTAATGTTTTAGGTGTATTCTTAATCATTACATTACTTTTGGCAAACGTTATGGGTCTTGCTCAGACGAATGCAAAAAGAATGCTGGCATACTCTTCAGTATCTCACGCAGGATATATCGGATTGGTATTCTTCGGAATGACAAGCCTTTCTACTTATAACCTTGCCTTCTATCTGTTTGCTTACTCTTTATCTACAGTAGGAGTTTTCATGTGTCTGATCTGGGTAGAGAAATTAAAGAGAGAAACGTCTTTCGGAGCTTTCAAAGGATTGGCGAAAACTGAACCTTTATTAGCAACAGCTGCAACAATCTCTATGCTTTCAATGGCAGGAGTTCCGTTAACAGCTGGTTTCATGGGGAAATTTGCTTTATTCTCCCAGGCTATGAACGGTGCAGCTTTCTTAGTATTGGTAGCAGTATTAGGTTCTGCCCTGTCTATTGCTTACTATTTAAGACTGATCATTGCGATGTTCTTCTTTAAAGAATCAACATTCAAATCATCAGAAAAAGTAACTCTTACATACAATATCATTGCAGTAATTGTTATTGCTCTGATCATCATCCTAGGAATTTTCCCGGATTTATTTGCAAGAATGTTTGAATTGTAA